The Psychromonas sp. MME1 genome window below encodes:
- a CDS encoding AAA family ATPase: protein MYQDFFSLNKQPFSISPDPDFIFLSERHKEALAHLTYGLQDNGGFVLLTGEVGTGKTTVCRALLQDISEETDIAYILNPALSEIELLATICDEFKIAYELNLKSLFDAIKAWMMDNLRAGRSAIVLIDEAQHLSFSSLEQLRLLTNIESNNKKPLQVILIGQTELQQKLKQTEFRQLAQRITARYHLLPLNRLESEYYIQHRLHVAGARSPLFDRNTIALIFKISQGIPRIINLLCDRSLLCAYSEHAAKVTPKMVRLAAHEIGVDGRHKSSSFLSQWGRFALLTIFVVIIMIQGAKLYSDNLFVETKKVTIEPLLATQAIQVIEVSEPPAQKTSEAKEDRHVAEDGNWFDNYPTLDLTDNEFADALVTLYALWGYQTEAQTVNCELGGSILLSCFSEYMSLEQVKQANYPAIIKLENEDQYAYVVLYKVNDNYQLLIADQVINVSASWLSKYWQGEVTLLWQAPFILESALQFGQKNAKVAWLSSQLNSIAGLPTQNKDRFDLSLLQQVVDFQREQGLEDDGIVGSRTLMALMRLNHPDLPNLVEERN from the coding sequence ATGTATCAAGATTTTTTTTCTTTAAACAAACAGCCTTTCTCTATCTCTCCAGATCCTGATTTCATTTTTTTAAGTGAACGTCATAAAGAGGCATTGGCGCATTTAACCTACGGGTTACAGGATAACGGTGGTTTTGTTTTACTAACGGGGGAAGTGGGGACGGGGAAAACCACGGTATGTCGAGCATTACTGCAGGATATTTCTGAAGAGACCGATATTGCCTATATTTTAAATCCTGCCTTATCGGAAATTGAACTCCTAGCGACCATTTGTGATGAATTTAAGATTGCCTATGAACTAAATCTAAAATCGTTATTTGATGCCATCAAAGCCTGGATGATGGATAATTTACGTGCAGGCCGCAGTGCCATTGTCTTAATTGATGAAGCGCAACATTTAAGTTTTTCATCCTTAGAGCAGCTACGCTTATTGACCAATATCGAGTCGAATAATAAAAAACCATTACAGGTAATTTTAATTGGACAAACTGAATTACAACAAAAATTAAAACAGACTGAATTTCGTCAATTAGCACAGAGGATAACGGCTCGTTACCACTTATTGCCACTGAATCGCCTAGAAAGTGAATATTATATTCAGCATCGTTTACATGTAGCAGGCGCACGCTCTCCTCTTTTTGATCGCAATACCATCGCTTTAATTTTTAAAATAAGCCAAGGTATCCCACGTATCATTAATTTATTATGTGATAGAAGTTTACTCTGTGCTTATAGTGAGCATGCCGCTAAGGTAACACCGAAAATGGTACGCCTTGCCGCTCATGAGATTGGGGTTGATGGGCGTCATAAATCATCATCGTTCCTATCGCAATGGGGGCGGTTTGCATTATTAACAATATTTGTCGTCATTATAATGATTCAGGGGGCCAAGCTTTATAGTGATAACCTATTTGTAGAAACTAAAAAAGTGACAATCGAGCCACTATTAGCCACTCAAGCAATTCAAGTTATAGAGGTAAGTGAGCCGCCTGCGCAAAAAACAAGCGAAGCAAAGGAGGACAGGCATGTTGCAGAGGACGGAAACTGGTTTGATAATTATCCAACACTGGACTTAACAGACAATGAATTCGCCGATGCATTAGTGACACTCTATGCTCTGTGGGGGTATCAAACCGAAGCGCAAACGGTAAATTGTGAGCTCGGGGGAAGTATCCTATTAAGCTGTTTTAGTGAATATATGTCCCTTGAACAGGTTAAACAAGCCAATTACCCAGCGATTATTAAATTAGAAAATGAAGATCAATATGCTTACGTTGTCCTCTATAAAGTTAACGACAATTACCAACTATTAATTGCAGATCAAGTCATTAACGTTTCTGCCTCTTGGTTAAGTAAATATTGGCAAGGCGAGGTGACATTGCTTTGGCAAGCGCCCTTTATACTAGAAAGTGCCTTACAGTTTGGGCAAAAAAACGCGAAGGTTGCTTGGTTGTCCTCCCAGTTAAATAGCATTGCGGGATTACCCACCCAGAATAAAGATCGCTTTGATTTATCATTGTTACAACAAGTTGTTGATTTTCAGAGGGAGCAGGGTCTCGAAGATGACGGTATCGTCGGCTCGCGAACACTGATGGCATTAATGCGATTAAATCATCCCGATTTACCTAATTTAGTAGAAGAGCGAAATTAA
- a CDS encoding general secretion pathway protein GspB: MSTISRALQKSRAHQLPYGTELYNKDNRHTKLKRALVVSLLVVLCLLITVLFLLIKPRDARVDAIQISPEIVIEKTESQPEVAKSVPPKDRNRVEKITFSVKPLPVIKKEPEVKVVTAPLLPAVTAPVAAAEKGSDLLADDTTQEIDYGDTPSDLQKRFQTALLMVDELGKVESSNTPPINNDGRDIHQMDSELQRKIPPLQYDSHMYSSKQQDRWVRINGEDLKEGQFSHSTNIEVVEIQPNRTIFRFGPRSFSLESLENWDGF, translated from the coding sequence ATGTCCACTATTTCACGAGCATTACAAAAGAGCAGAGCACATCAACTACCCTATGGTACTGAATTATATAATAAAGATAATAGGCATACGAAATTAAAAAGAGCGCTTGTTGTCTCCCTACTCGTTGTACTTTGTTTACTCATCACGGTCCTTTTTTTATTAATTAAGCCACGGGATGCAAGAGTTGATGCTATACAAATTAGCCCTGAAATAGTTATTGAAAAAACAGAATCTCAGCCAGAAGTAGCAAAGAGTGTGCCGCCAAAAGATCGCAATCGAGTCGAAAAAATTACCTTTTCAGTGAAGCCGTTACCGGTAATAAAGAAAGAGCCGGAGGTGAAAGTGGTTACGGCACCATTACTGCCAGCGGTGACAGCGCCAGTCGCAGCAGCAGAGAAGGGAAGTGATCTGTTAGCTGATGATACAACACAAGAAATTGATTATGGAGATACCCCTTCAGATTTGCAGAAGCGCTTTCAAACAGCGCTGCTTATGGTCGATGAGTTGGGTAAAGTCGAGTCCAGTAACACTCCGCCTATTAATAATGATGGTAGAGATATTCACCAAATGGATAGCGAATTGCAAAGGAAAATACCACCTTTACAGTACGATTCTCATATGTATTCATCAAAGCAGCAAGATCGCTGGGTGCGTATTAATGGGGAAGATTTAAAAGAGGGGCAATTTAGCCATTCAACCAATATAGAGGTTGTGGAGATCCAACCCAATCGTACTATCTTTCGTTTTGGGCCGCGTAGTTTTAGCCTTGAATCTTTAGAAAACTGGGATGGTTTTTGA
- a CDS encoding flavodoxin family protein — protein sequence MSNTVVIYYSGYGHTRRVAEYVAKGAQAHCIEVDATGEITESDWDTLSDADAIIFGAPTYMGSVPWQFKKFADSTSKVWFTQGWKDKVFGGFTNSASLNGDKQISLIYLQTLASQHGGIWVSLGLLPSNKLASTRNDINAMGGSAGVLVQSPSDAAEDAIPEGDLETARLYGERVAKVAVMLKGK from the coding sequence ATGAGTAATACCGTGGTTATTTATTATTCTGGATATGGTCATACACGTCGAGTTGCAGAATATGTCGCTAAAGGTGCACAAGCACATTGCATTGAAGTTGATGCGACGGGGGAAATTACAGAGAGTGATTGGGATACTCTGAGTGATGCTGATGCCATCATCTTTGGGGCGCCTACCTATATGGGGTCGGTGCCTTGGCAATTTAAAAAATTTGCCGATAGTACATCGAAAGTATGGTTTACTCAGGGGTGGAAGGACAAAGTATTTGGTGGATTTACCAATAGTGCGAGCTTGAATGGTGATAAGCAAATTAGCTTAATTTACTTACAAACGCTCGCTTCTCAACATGGTGGTATTTGGGTGAGTTTAGGGTTGCTTCCAAGCAACAAACTAGCATCAACACGTAATGATATCAATGCGATGGGAGGATCTGCGGGGGTGTTAGTACAATCGCCATCAGACGCTGCTGAAGATGCGATACCAGAAGGCGATTTAGAGACGGCTCGTTTGTATGGTGAGCGAGTTGCAAAGGTCGCTGTAATGCTTAAAGGCAAGTAG
- a CDS encoding TIGR04211 family SH3 domain-containing protein produces MKIFKYLTVILPLSLSMNLFAATRYVSDDVSIYEHSGPSLQYRIIGTLNVGTPVETLQYDEKTKFMQIKKANGKTSWVQNRELQETQPAKVLLPKVQLELQQAQQKLANIAQENEQEMQNTVQSLNEKEELIANLMDEKQTLLQTIDELKARNLELDLLQDTKDERIKMEWMMYGGSVLFFGLLIGLIIPFLPRRKKRNNNW; encoded by the coding sequence TTGAAAATATTTAAATATCTCACTGTAATACTCCCGCTCTCCCTATCCATGAACCTATTTGCGGCAACCCGCTATGTTAGTGACGATGTTTCTATCTACGAACACTCAGGCCCTAGTTTACAATATCGCATTATTGGCACGCTTAATGTTGGCACCCCCGTTGAAACGCTGCAGTATGATGAAAAAACCAAATTTATGCAGATAAAAAAGGCAAATGGCAAGACCTCTTGGGTACAAAATCGAGAGTTACAAGAAACACAACCAGCAAAGGTTTTATTGCCTAAAGTGCAACTTGAGCTACAACAAGCGCAGCAGAAATTAGCCAATATCGCGCAAGAAAATGAGCAAGAAATGCAAAATACGGTGCAATCTCTTAACGAAAAAGAGGAATTAATTGCTAACTTAATGGATGAGAAACAAACTCTCTTACAAACTATCGATGAGTTAAAAGCGCGTAACTTAGAACTTGATTTACTACAAGACACTAAAGATGAGCGCATTAAGATGGAGTGGATGATGTATGGTGGCAGCGTACTCTTTTTCGGCTTATTAATCGGCTTAATTATTCCGTTTTTACCTCGTCGTAAAAAACGCAACAATAATTGGTAA
- a CDS encoding inorganic phosphate transporter has product MEIISSYGSILVIFAAVVGFLMAWGIGANDVANAMGTSVGSKALTIKQAIIIAMIFEFAGAYLAGGEVTSTIRNGIIDAGFYTDSPELLVFGMIAALLAAGLWLVIASYFGWPVSTTHSIIGAIIGFSAVGVGVDSVTWSKVTGIVGSWIITPLISGLIAYFIFMSSQRLIFDTSDPIKNAKRYVPLYMFLAGFILSLVTIMKGLKHVGLHLSNGQGFLLALGMGCAVAVIGKYFVNRVKIDPNADKDMHFANVEKIFAVLMIVTACAMAFAHGSNDVANAIGPLAAVASIVQQDGIIVGKAVLAPWILPLGGIGIVLGLAIFGKRVMATIGQGITHLTPSRGFAAELAAASTVVIASGTGLPISTTQTLVGAVLGVGMARGIAALNLGVVRNIVISWIVTLPIGAALSIVFFYMIQAIFN; this is encoded by the coding sequence ATGGAAATTATATCGTCTTACGGCAGCATACTGGTTATATTTGCAGCAGTTGTTGGTTTTTTGATGGCCTGGGGCATTGGCGCCAATGATGTCGCTAATGCAATGGGAACTTCTGTTGGTTCAAAAGCATTAACTATTAAACAAGCAATCATTATTGCAATGATTTTTGAATTTGCTGGCGCCTATTTGGCGGGAGGAGAAGTAACATCAACGATCCGTAATGGTATCATTGATGCAGGCTTCTATACCGACAGCCCTGAACTATTAGTCTTTGGTATGATCGCAGCCTTATTAGCGGCCGGCTTATGGCTAGTTATCGCCTCTTACTTTGGTTGGCCTGTCTCAACAACACATTCTATCATCGGTGCTATCATCGGCTTCTCAGCCGTTGGTGTAGGTGTTGATAGTGTGACTTGGAGTAAAGTAACAGGTATTGTCGGTAGCTGGATTATTACCCCTTTAATATCTGGGCTTATTGCCTACTTTATTTTTATGAGCTCACAACGATTGATCTTTGATACCAGTGATCCTATTAAAAATGCTAAACGTTATGTACCGCTTTATATGTTTTTAGCAGGGTTCATCCTTTCATTAGTTACTATCATGAAAGGACTTAAGCATGTTGGCTTACACCTTTCAAATGGCCAAGGCTTCCTACTGGCATTAGGCATGGGATGCGCAGTGGCTGTGATCGGAAAATACTTTGTTAATCGTGTAAAAATAGATCCCAATGCAGATAAAGACATGCACTTTGCAAATGTTGAAAAAATCTTTGCTGTATTAATGATAGTAACAGCCTGTGCAATGGCATTTGCACATGGTTCTAATGACGTGGCCAATGCAATAGGTCCTCTAGCGGCAGTAGCAAGCATTGTTCAACAGGATGGCATAATCGTGGGTAAGGCTGTCTTAGCACCATGGATCCTACCATTAGGCGGTATCGGTATCGTGTTAGGCTTAGCAATCTTCGGTAAACGCGTAATGGCAACCATTGGTCAAGGTATCACCCACCTTACACCAAGCCGTGGTTTTGCTGCTGAGCTTGCTGCTGCATCAACCGTTGTTATTGCCTCTGGTACAGGACTACCAATTTCCACCACGCAAACCTTGGTTGGAGCGGTATTAGGCGTAGGTATGGCTCGTGGTATTGCTGCACTTAATCTAGGTGTCGTACGTAATATCGTTATCTCATGGATTGTTACCCTACCTATTGGGGCGGCTTTATCTATTGTATTCTTCTATATGATACAGGCGATTTTTAACTAA